Within Puntigrus tetrazona isolate hp1 chromosome 17, ASM1883169v1, whole genome shotgun sequence, the genomic segment AGAGCACAAAATCTGGACCTCAGTTTGAGAAATACGAGTGAAGCTTCAAGTCAAGGAAACATTAGAGAAGGAACCAATGGAACAAAGTTAGCTTCCAGTTTGGCATCCTCTCTATGCTTCAGAGCAGAGAACAAAAAGGAAATTGACGAATTATCTAATGTCCTTAATGATGGCAAGGTGGTTCAGAGTCagtatgaaattaaaaatgtctccTCCACATCAAAGGACAGAAATTATTCCTATTCAAGCTCTCAAGAAACGAGGTCGCTAGAAAAAACCCTGGGATGCTTTATAAGTTCCTCTGAAGGAGCAGATCAGACCCGCTACAGAACATCGTTCGGACAGACTAGGCTGGAATCGAGCCAAGGGCTGAAGCCAACTGGATCTGCAGTAAGAGAAGCTCTATCTGCAAAGGAAGAGCCGAATTTAGTCATAGAGGTGGGCGGGCAGAAAATACAAGCACACAAATCAGTATTAGCTGAGAAAAGTGATTATTTTAAGGCTAGGCTCTCTCGAGACATCCTGAAGGTAAAAGGAATGAGTTACAAGACCTTATCGGTGCTTGTAGATTACGTTTACTCCTCCCAGATGAACGTAAGCAAAGACAACATTGTGGATGTCATCACAGGAGCAAAGATCCTGCAGATGCCCTGTGCGGTTCAAGCTGCTATTGACACCATATCCACACAGATTACACCAGAGAACTGCTATGAAATCCTAACCATCGCCAAAAAGCAGCGCCTAAATGAACTGAAAGAAACCGCCTATCGATTCATGAGTGACAACTTTCTTCAGGTTCTGAGGGATCCGGCGGTCTACGGGCGCCTCACAGGCTCCGAGAGAGACCTCATACTGCGCAAACGGTTGGAGAACCGCCAGTGTCTGATGGTGGCAGAAATCAATGACGTCTTTGAGCGTGTAGGAAGTAGACCGCCCAGCAGAAACAGCAGCCGTCCCCAGAGTCCTCTCTCCATCACTTCTTTTGAGGACAATCACATGATCTACTACTACAATAAGAGCAGCAAGGACTGGCACACGCTGACCGTCATGCCAGACGACATCAACACCAGAGGCTGCGGTATCTGTACCATGTACAACTACTTGTTTGTGGCCGGCGGGATCAGGGGAACTGGGGAGAAGAGCAGAGTCTCGGACAAAGTGTTCTGCTACAATCCCATCACAGACCGCTGGAGCGAAGTTCGACCCATGAACCAAGCACGGTCGCAGCTCAAACTCGTCTCCATGGACGGGAACCTGTACGCCATTGGCGGTGAATGTCTTTTCACGGTGGAGAAGTACGACCCTCGAATGGACCGCTGGACGGCGGTGGCTCCTCTACCCAAAGGAGCGTTTGCGGTAGCTCACGAAGCCACTACGTGTAACGGCGAGCTGTATGTCTCGGGAGGGTCTCT encodes:
- the LOC122361569 gene encoding kelch repeat and BTB domain-containing protein 11 yields the protein MNNTLQDRNMFTVQADVIFHAANPDSPESPIPGEGNNNNVPALGKTGIPSMEILQGLPGTWDTSESGGLTDNRSLGNNGAVTGAEYAQDAVSSDSGFQEHIQPLDSSRAQNLDLSLRNTSEASSQGNIREGTNGTKLASSLASSLCFRAENKKEIDELSNVLNDGKVVQSQYEIKNVSSTSKDRNYSYSSSQETRSLEKTLGCFISSSEGADQTRYRTSFGQTRLESSQGLKPTGSAVREALSAKEEPNLVIEVGGQKIQAHKSVLAEKSDYFKARLSRDILKVKGMSYKTLSVLVDYVYSSQMNVSKDNIVDVITGAKILQMPCAVQAAIDTISTQITPENCYEILTIAKKQRLNELKETAYRFMSDNFLQVLRDPAVYGRLTGSERDLILRKRLENRQCLMVAEINDVFERVGSRPPSRNSSRPQSPLSITSFEDNHMIYYYNKSSKDWHTLTVMPDDINTRGCGICTMYNYLFVAGGIRGTGEKSRVSDKVFCYNPITDRWSEVRPMNQARSQLKLVSMDGNLYAIGGECLFTVEKYDPRMDRWTAVAPLPKGAFAVAHEATTCNGELYVSGGSLFYRLLRYDPKRDEWQECPYNNSRKKSTDMVALKSFIYRFDVNREQGISVFKYNTIVKMWHDCASQQQGCTLPFRCAVIDNCIYCVNKSQTLQFVVEEDGGRFKDECLKAPVEAKGILFPFVLSLPERGGRIA